From Pseudomonas poae, the proteins below share one genomic window:
- a CDS encoding catalase family peroxidase: MSRFLSTFRSRGCSALCIGFIVAGLAFAFAWLAGWIGQGRLTSGQVLAVLVKDAPHPFPAGFRRAHGKGMCFSGQFAPTRQAAELSSAAVFRGASSPVVGRFSLGSDNPHAADNTSRDLSLSLQLKDLEGGEWRIAMVNSPFSATATVEELVAMISAFEPDATSHAPVPARVEAFYQAHPQARKLALWSENAPWASSFAVTQFNSINTFVFISAQQHKRFVRWALQPRLPFSAWPADAREKAQSQDLFDELQTRLAAEPLVWDLVVTIAEATDPVLDPSQPWPESRQRINAGTLNVNAVSQQATGACRDINFDPTIVPNGIEISDDPILHARSGVYAKSFNLRQRENGDHAPGKEVTP, encoded by the coding sequence TTGTCGCGTTTTCTTTCAACATTTCGATCACGCGGGTGCTCGGCACTCTGTATCGGTTTCATTGTTGCCGGTTTGGCGTTCGCATTTGCCTGGCTGGCAGGGTGGATCGGCCAAGGCCGGCTCACCTCCGGGCAGGTGTTGGCTGTGCTTGTCAAAGATGCTCCACATCCGTTCCCGGCGGGTTTCAGACGCGCACACGGCAAAGGCATGTGCTTCAGCGGGCAGTTCGCCCCCACTCGACAAGCGGCCGAGCTTTCGTCTGCAGCGGTCTTCAGGGGAGCATCCAGCCCTGTAGTGGGGCGTTTTTCCCTGGGGTCTGACAACCCGCACGCAGCGGATAACACCAGCCGCGACTTGAGCCTATCGCTGCAGCTTAAGGATCTCGAAGGCGGTGAATGGCGCATTGCAATGGTGAACAGCCCCTTCTCCGCCACTGCGACCGTTGAGGAACTGGTAGCGATGATCAGCGCATTTGAGCCTGATGCCACTTCCCACGCGCCAGTGCCGGCCCGGGTTGAGGCGTTCTACCAAGCCCACCCGCAAGCGAGAAAACTTGCCCTGTGGTCTGAAAACGCCCCCTGGGCCAGCAGTTTCGCCGTCACCCAATTCAACAGCATCAACACGTTCGTGTTTATTTCCGCGCAGCAGCACAAACGCTTCGTTCGCTGGGCGTTACAGCCACGCCTCCCGTTCAGCGCCTGGCCGGCAGACGCGCGCGAAAAAGCCCAATCGCAGGATTTATTCGACGAGCTTCAAACCCGGCTTGCTGCCGAGCCGCTTGTATGGGACCTGGTGGTAACCATTGCGGAGGCGACCGACCCCGTTCTTGACCCTTCACAGCCGTGGCCTGAGAGCCGGCAGCGGATCAATGCAGGAACGCTGAACGTGAACGCAGTGAGCCAACAGGCGACCGGCGCATGTCGCGATATCAACTTTGACCCCACCATTGTCCCGAACGGGATCGAGATTTCGGATGACCCGATCCTGCACGCACGATCAGGGGTTTATGCAAAATCGTTCAACCTGCGACAACGCGAGAACGGCGACCACGCCCCCGGCAAAGAGGTGACGCCATGA
- a CDS encoding cytochrome b/b6 domain-containing protein — translation MKAPNLRPKRYNLTGRLLHWLMAVLLLSTLFIGVAMSSALQWRPQLLSAHLLLGVGIFVLAVMRICNRWLSPSPTSPEGLTLWHTYGLAAVHLAFYGLMTMLPLIGWAMLSAGGYPTPSVLGKALPVLVQPDPRLYAALQQTHALLAYAFFALILLHLAAALFHVWIKRDGVFSRMGFGPNK, via the coding sequence ATGAAAGCCCCCAACCTTCGGCCCAAGCGCTACAACCTCACTGGCCGCCTGCTCCACTGGTTAATGGCCGTTCTGCTGTTGTCCACCCTGTTCATCGGCGTTGCAATGAGCAGTGCGCTGCAATGGCGACCGCAGCTGCTGAGCGCCCACTTATTGCTGGGCGTAGGCATTTTCGTACTCGCCGTCATGCGCATCTGCAATCGGTGGCTCAGCCCCTCACCCACGTCGCCGGAGGGGCTGACGCTATGGCACACGTACGGATTGGCGGCGGTACACCTTGCCTTTTATGGCCTGATGACGATGCTCCCCCTGATTGGCTGGGCCATGCTTTCAGCAGGGGGTTATCCAACACCCAGCGTCCTTGGCAAGGCGCTTCCGGTGCTGGTACAGCCTGATCCGCGACTGTACGCAGCGCTGCAGCAAACCCACGCACTGCTGGCCTATGCGTTCTTTGCATTGATCCTGCTGCATTTGGCGGCAGCGCTATTTCATGTATGGATCAAGCGCGATGGTGTTTTCAGTCGAATGGGGTTTGGCCCGAACAAGTGA